ACTTAATTCGTGTTTGCTGGAGAACAATTGTTGACTGGTTGTTCGTTTCTGCACAATTTGCGCTTGTTGATTTAGTTAAAGAGCTCAAACCAGGAAGATCCAATGCatagaagagggagagagagaaagaacaataGGACGCTTGCATCAGGGACCATTAAAAGGAAGGATGAAAAAAGCTTCCTCATGCAGAGTACCACCTTGCTCACACACAACGCTGTCGTTTCCCTTGTGTTGTTCTTCGCATTGACACGTACTGGCCTTAACGTCGTCTCTACGATATTGCTTCGCGTTCCACCACAGAAACCTCCTTCCTCTCTTGCTATAAACGGACGCCCCCATCCCTCTGAGGCAGAGAACCCCATATCGGCTGTACAGCAGCACACGTCAAGAAAATGAAGCTAATATTCTTCCTCGTTCTctgccatctcctgctgtccggGACTCATGGTGCCGACTTCTGTGTCGGCGACTCGTCGAAGCCGAGCAGCCCCGCAGGCTTAGCCTGCAAGATGGTGTCCGACGTCACCGTCGACGACTTTGCCTTCAGCGGCCTGGCTGCCGCCGGCAACACCAGCAACATCATTAAAGCAGCCGTCACTGCTGCCTTCGTCACGCAGTTTCCCGCCTTAAACGGCCTCGGCGTCTCGGCCGCTCGCATTGACATAGCCGTCGGAGGAGTGATTCCGCTGCACACGCACTCGGGGGCCACGGAGTTGCTGGTGGTCCTGAAGGGGGAGATCTGCGCCGGCTTCATCTCCAACGCCAACGACGTCTATTACAAGACCGTGAAGGCGGGGGAGGTAATGGTGTTCCCCCAGGGGCTGCTGCACTTCCAGATCAACTCGGGGTCGTCGGAGGTGGAAGCCATTGCCTTCTTCAACAGCCCCAGCCCGGGCCTGCAGATTACGCCCATTGCATTGTTCGGCAACGCCCTGCCCTCCGACCTGGTGGCCGGCACCACCTTCATCAGTCTCTCTGAGATCACGAGGCTCAAGGGAATTCTTGGAGGATCCAATTAATCTTTATGGAACCACCAAGTAATCGCTAGCTGTGTTTCTGTTTGTGCTGCTCCCATCCTTTCGTCTcctggtttttcttcttcttatctgTACCGTTGGTCGATTTCCTCTCCCCAGTTCGTAGTAAGCGCTATGAGTCTCCCATGTACGAAGAATGATAGCACGTAACTAGTGAGTCTAGTCTTTTGTATTGATCCTGTGACTTGGTAAGTGGTCAATAATCCCAGCCCAGCTGCACTTACCTGATAAAAAAGTATCAGTTTATCTATATCTCAGTTATacgtgtgtctgtgtgtataaGGCTTTTAGAGAAATGTTTGAACGCATGCATAAACAGTTGACAATAATTAAAGACACGCTTAAGTTCTGCAACTAGCACAAAGATTGATGAGGATTATTTTCGAAAATTTAATTGttaaataagtaaaaattgACAGATTTATCATCTAAAGAGAAATATATGCCGAACTTTATTAATGCGATTAGGTTTTTGACAGAACTTTgtaacatcaataaatatatcaGATGATAAATttaaatgttaataaaaaaactatgtTATTTGGATGTAAtcaatcattttttattattattaacacAACTTATTGAACTTATAAACGTCTTCTCATTAAGGGTATTTTGGCTATTTGTCATATTCCCAAGCCTAGCTTTGTAATAACTAAAATTAATGAGCAGATCAATGTTCATTTCCGTTAATAGTTTAAAAATGAGGCTTTCTTTTAAGGATACGGTCGTAGTCAAATTCTCatgcatattttcaaaaaaattccCTAGCTTTAGTGACATAGGAAGCCAGTAGGCATACGATTCATTATCAACATATGTACTCAACAGGGGAAAGaacttctcttctttcttttctggcttCATATAAAGATCACAGGGACGCCTGTAGAAGGCACATTTCTCTGCATTTGGCGCATGATTATTCTTAGTTCATAAACGTCATCCTTGCTCTAAGTATAGCTAGTATCAGAACAAGCAACAAAGAGAATTTCATGAGCGCTGAAGCAGAAAACATCTGCAGCTAGTTGTGAGACTATAACCATGTGCATCGAAATTGGATTCGCTTGAACCTGATACAGCTAAGACCACATGTCCGAGTAACCATCGATCCTAATCGTTCAAATCCCCGGGACCATGCATCCTGTAAGTGTAATTAAAGATAAATTTCTGCATCATTCAAAGCAAGACTTCAGCCGTGATTGTGATTTAGAAACAACCTGTGGAAAGACCAGCAAGGATAAATGTAGAAGCTGACTTACACAGATCTCTTGAAGAGAAAGGACAAAAGGGCTTGAAGATGTGTGTAGAGGAGGTATACATCAAGACATGCAAGCTACCGCCTTCCAGATCTGCTTAGTGCTCAATCAATCAACCACCAAAGGCATTTGAGTTTCTTAGCATGTACACCATATATTATGTTAGATGACTGAAGTTATGATATCAAAATCTGGTTTCAGCATCGAAACGATCGAATCGAATTCCCTAAAGTAGTACTCCTTGATGCTAATTAAACCAAGTCATACCTGGTTTTAGGGATATCAAAATGGGCCATTGGATGTAATGCATGGTTACGACGCGGCAACTAGTGTTGGTCTTAGTTTGAAGCAACcaataaggagaaaaaggaacaTTTTGGATTATCTCAATCTTGATGGGTTGCTCTTGGTAACAATGACCACGCCATTAACAACGACCAGGAATACAATGAACCGACTGATCTGTACCATTGATTTCGCCAACAATATCTTCACTAGATTATATCAACAGTAAACTACCGGGCGCATATATTAAACCCTTGACATTCTTTCAGCATACATTGCCATGAAATTCAATTACTAAAGCTCCTTGCTGACAGCAAATCTGGTAGGAtatctttttcccctttttttttctgtaggtatataaaagaaagggatGTCTTTTTCCCTTAAAATAAGTTGAGGatgatttatgaaatttcatatTACTTGTACCCTGAGTTGGGATCTTTATATCTGCATTTATTGTTCtacattaagagaaaaatagatTTTGCATGGTATAGTTCAAACTTGGTTTATAATTTTTCTAGTCAGACTCAAGTATGATTCTTCAGTCTTCACGTGTaaggttcttttcttttttccaatagGCGCTACTGATATTTGGCCGGCGGATGGTGCCTGATAGCTAGCTATTAATAGCCCAACTAGGTGTGCAGCTTGTGCTGTGATTTGGATTTTATAGAAACAAAACCCCACTTAGGCGGATCTGTCTCCCGACAAATACTTTATCTGCATTTATTGTGTTTTACAATTTTGGTTATTaagataaatagatttttttcatttttcaagcaTGTACTTGTATTTTGTCTTATTCTGTTGCATAAGAACCATTATTGGGTAGTCGGGATTTGATTTCAGAAAAGTCGGTTAAATTATTCAGGCTTTGCCTTTCTGCTGACACAATGATGGCGAACAATTTTACCATTCTGAAGCATTAGTGAATCCGTGATGGGGGAGTGAATTCAATAGCAGAAAGGTACTTGCAGAGCGGTGTGAGAATATTCTCTACTGACATGATGGCTTTACCATGCAAGTGGATTTACCAAGCAAACAAGCAAAGTGAATCGTGTTTTTCATCTCGTGTGTTTATGTTTGAGACAGATCTACTGTCTGCTATCTGGATACCCTTTTGTCGGTGGACCATACTGGAGGAGGTGAACGCCATCAAGCAGCCAATGCGATCCACTCGAAGTTGCCAAATAATTGAATAAGAAGTGACATTAGAATCACTACAAGTTACAAACATGGGTTCTTCTGACGATTTTTACGATCTCTGTCTTTCCAGCTAAACAGATATGGGGACTAAAATTAAGCTCAATCAATATAAGGCTGAAATTGGGTTCTTCTCAGATGATAAGAAAAGTCgggaaaaaaacagaaaacggATTTTTACTCCAGCAGTCGTCAAGTTGGAAAGTAGGACTAACCTTCTCAGTGAAATTCAATTCTGCTTTTGAATCACACATAAAAAGCAGAAGTGGTAACTTAAACGGCATGGcgttgctttcttttctttgtcgTGCCAGCTATAAAGACCTGTACCTGTTATCCAAGACATGTGTTGAAGATCACGAAAATCTGTTGTACAAAGAATTTAAATTCAGCAAGCTTTTTGGGTTCATAAAATCTGATGGAGACatcataagttttttttttactgaattaCTAAAATGTTTTCAGACATCTCCAGTGAAAATGTGTCGTTGGGTTTTTGAAACTCAATCGTTCTTGCACTCAAAGTAATCGCATGGTGGGAATGTATTGAGCATGACTCGAAACCTATAAACATCGAACTCGAGGAGAAGGGGCTTCCTCCCTTCGTATTCCCTGAGCGTTgatggtggagatccgccggcatctgtctgtctctctttctctgtggcGTATCAGTGGGAAAGCTTAGGCGGTGGCGGGGAAGGGGTTGAAGTTGGACAGCTAGAAGGCAGAGGGAGCAGAAGGGAGGAACGGCGCTCGACAACCACGTGACAGTGTCTGGTCCCACCTGGCGGCCACAACCATCGTCTTGTTGATGGGTGGGGGGGCCTCTCGATCTTCTTCGAATCTCTATCCCTCGCCAGCGAGCCAGGGAGGGGAGGAAGAAGGCACTGCCCACACTAGAGAGACCGTGGCACTTTCCTATTCTGCTGACCAGAGAGATAGAAGGAAACCCCATCAAGCGCCGACTCGGGTTGCATGCCGTCAGAGACAGGAGAAAACCAAAGAAGGCGACGCGGATCGGCGGGAGAGTTGCGGAATACCCGGGTCGTTGAGGGGGGTGGGGCTTCCATGCTGGCGGGTTTGCCACCCTGTCGTGCTCTGCATTTCCCTCGCCAGCTTGGAGTCCACtacccccctctctctcttcgttTCGGTTTTGTGGAAGGAGTCTTGCCATTGTTAAACATTTATTCGCTGGGAAATTTCTGGCTTTTTGCCCGGACTCGATTTAAATCGGTGGGATCTTAACTTTCTTTTTCggcaaggagaagaagaagaagaagaagggagagggaggggtGGCACCATGAGCCTCTTCGGCCTCGGTAGCAGGTCAAACTCTAAATTCGTATCCCTATTTTGTCCTCTCCTTGTTTTCTGTTCctgatttttgatgaacaacTGAGGAAATGCACGACTCTCGATCAAGTGCATGATTTTCTCTGTTCGATTTCGTTCTCTGGGGAGCTTTCGGTCTCCTGCGAAACCATCTCCTTTTTTGCTCTTGCCACGTCCATTTATGTTCATTtcacttcctctctctccctctgcagTGTGATCTTCATAGCAATTGGTGATTCATAAGTTAATGTTTGATATGATGAAACATGATTCGACGaagctgacttttttttttttttttttttttgcgtgtAAGAGACTGCTGGAGTTAGCCGGATCACCAGCTTATGCTTTTTAAACCATTAAGATAGGAAGGCAACAACTTGGGATATTTATGTTGTGCCTGTGTAACTGCCAGTTCTTTTTCCCGTTGGACCTCTGACGTGCAACTTAAACGATAGCTTCGTTTGGTGTCAATGTTTGTCGTGGTCTGGTCCCTTTGAGGACGTCTCTTTGCATGTCTTGAAGATTTTGCATGCAAAAACCTTTGGCGCTTTTGTCAATGGATACtaatttgatcttcttcttttaggAAAAACGTttcgtttctttctttcttgtttcagaAGTTGGCAAGGTTGATGAATTTCTCAGTGGAACATGTGTTTAAGATTCTGTGGCCGTGATACAAACGAGCTAATGTTGCATGGTACTAAGTTAAGTGGAAGAAACCTAGTTTTGACTTTGGCCGAGGTGCTGGTGTTTGTGATAAGGCAGCCTGACAGGAATCAGTGTTTTCGTTCTTTGATTTACATCCTTATAGTTGAAGATTATGGGGTTTCATAACCATGTTAAGAATGTGAACAGCTTCACTCGACTTTATACAAGTGCCATATCCGATCCTTAGTTGATGATCAAGCTGGTTTAGGTCTTTTGAGCTTTCCACGAGCAGTCCACCTGTGTCTTACATTTCTCTCTCAAAGCTGGATATATACGGTGCTGAAGATTTAATGAATCTTGCAGAACATTTTGGTTGCTATATTGATAGATGACTCTTGAAAGAGGCTTtatgtatgtttttactttttactatTTATCGTCATAGGACTTACTTATGTGAAAGAGAAACACTAAATTGGACTGTACGAGAGCATACTTCCCACTGACATTTCACCACATGCCTGACCAGCATTTAGATTATATTTATCTTGTAGCAATTgtttacttctttttttattttcttatgattCTACATTATGAAGCACCTAAAGCTCAAACAGTAGCTTTAAACATGTTGCCTTTTCATCAATATGTAAGTGGAACTGGGAAATGATGTGGGAAGCAGAAATTAAAGTGAAACGTGAAGCAGCAACGGGAACTATTTGTTTGAAAACGTGATTGATTTTGCAGGAAACTTTTCATTGTCTCGACTAAATGTGAACCACTCATGGCCTGTCTGTTCCAGGCCAGTTATCTGAAGGCTCCTCAGAACCTTGTTGAATGTGCTAACATCTTATTTTTCATATGCCCCATGGCAGTTTTTCTAACATATGTTCTTTTGGAATTTGGATGCAGGAATCAGAAAACATTTCGTCCTAAGAAAAACACACCATCTGGCAGCAAGGTTAGCTTCCTTCTTACTTTTGCTTGAATTCATGCTATGTTGGGTACAAATATGGAGGAAACTTGTTGAGCATACTCTGTTTGAGAGTGCtcacacaaaatgagatatcaAGAACAGAGTTAAAGACTGACGTGTTCTTTATCTGTGGAAGTGCGGAAACATGCTATAGACCTGGTGAAAGAATGGAGTGGAATTGCCTTAGGAGTTGGTTGGTACTTCATAGCCTGCTAGTTGCATAGACGTATCTAAACACATCCATTGATGCCTAACTGTGGGGACAATTTACTTCTATTTATCACATAGGGAACTGTCACATTGGATTCTTCCCAAATGCACCACAATTGGGGATGCAAACTATTGTATCCTGAGCATCAGGAAATAGCCAAACCTCATCCTGGATAGACTTATTTGTATCCCTAGGCAGAACCTTTTGTGAGACAAGATTGCATGTATTCCATCCTATCTGATCAGTTCTTTAGggtttgctttttctttcttctttgtttgttttccaTCACAACACGTGCTGCATGGTACTCAATTTGTTGAAGAATGCTCCATGATTTGAACAGAATTGAGTAAATGGAGGGAACAATTCGTATTCCTCAACATGGTATTCCATTTATAACCAGTCCGTAGGTCAATAGATTTGAGCAATGCTATATAAGTACCATTCACATATGGCCAGTCATCAGTCAGGTGTGTTATATATCATGACTTGGATGGTCTTATCACTTATGTCATGGAAATGAATAGAATCTTTAGAAACTAACTCATAACCAATCATTTTGAATCTTGTTTCAGGGGGCACAGCTTCAACGGCACATTGATGCAACTCTAGGTAGTGGTAATTTGAGGGAAGCAGTACGCCTTCCACCAGGAGAAGATCCAAATGAGTGGCTAGCAGTAAACAGTATGTAACTCAATCTTCACGCTTTGTTAAATCAACTATGTCACGTGGCTTTCCAAATTTGGGAGTCTTCTTGTAATGAGCCATTATATGGACAACTTTGTGGATGAgttttttgattttcttatgGACATGAGTTTCTTTTTACCCCTTCTTATGGTGAACTCATACAAAATGATACTAATACTTGGTACTTCCTTTTACAGCTGTAGATTTCTTTAATCAGGTGAATGTGCTCTATGGTACTCTCACAGAGTTTTGTACACCTAACAGCTGTCCAACAATGACTGCGGGGCCTAAGTAATATATTATTGAGCCTGACTTTGTGTATATGCTTTATACTTTTTCCTAGAAGCAATGCACGTCTTGGTGGTTGACCATTGTTTGTTGCTATAAATTGTATTGCTGTAACTGTCACTTCAAGTTCAGACAGTCACATGGCTGCATCGTTCTTTAGCTAGCATGCATATGATACTGTGCACCAGCTGGAATCTTCCTTCCCACTGATGCAAAACGAGCATTAATTAGTTCCCTTGATGAACAGGAACAATATAACTGAAAAGCCTTAAAGGCTTAAATTGATGACCTATATTTTTCATACTTATCGTACAAACAATGTGTCATAACTTGGCTGCAGTTGGTTCCGTCAACTTTTCTAAAGTGAACAAAAGTACAGATAAAATGTGTATGTTGCAGTACACATACTCCAGATAAGCGTCTATATTACAAACTATTTACACTAAAATATGAATATCATATTTTCGAGGGTGTTTTATATGCCTTTGAGTTTGCTGCTTTTATAACTGAGAAGCACAGACGAGTACTGGATTGGCTATGGTGTATTGGCTTCTCAAGATACCTGTTTAGGTAGGATGTTTATTAAGAATGAGTGTGCTGGGGCTCAAGCATTCTTTAGAGTTGAAACTAGCATTTTCAGTACTCAAATTCTGTAAACCATATTGATAGGTAATACTTACAATGCAGCTGGACACATGAATTAACACATTCACATGCACAAAACTTTACTATGCACTAACACGTGCACATGCACAAAAGTTCACGTCAGTCTACTAAAATGCTAAACTTGAGTAAGATATTTAACAGGGAAGAAGTCTAATACAGGTGTATCTCCTGCAGGTATGAATACAGATGGGCAGATGGTgttcaaataaaaaaacctaTAGAGGTATCTGCACCAAAATATGTGGATTATCTGATGGACTGGATTGAAGCTCAATTGGATAATGAATCCATATTTCCTCAGAAACTTGGTAAGAGGTGATTTCTTTATGTCATATACAAGCTAGAAAATGCTCTGATATCCTTTCAATGGCTGATTAAACATTTGCTGCAGGGGCTCCATTCCCCCCTAATTTCAGGGATGTAGTTAAGACAATTTTCAAGCGTTTGTTCCGTGTTTATGCTCATATTTACCATTCGCACTTTCAGAAGATTGTAAGCCTCAAAGAAGAAGCTCATCTTAATACTTGCTTTAAACATTTTATCCTGTTTACATGTGTAagtctctttttccttttgaacttttgtttttctattgaAATATCTATTACAGTCACTGTTTCCTTGCTCTGTTGGTCGTCTTGTTTGCCTTTGGAGATTTCTATGGAACTGAGCCTGTTGTTAACAAGATCAATGCTATCAACAATTCCATGCAATTGTTCTTATCTTAGCAATTCAAAACTGTTCCAATTTCCGATGCATATCATCCACTCTTTCTTAACCTTGAGctttttctttgatatttttcagcaaagttgatttttgggaaaattttggaaattgaaaaaataaaatatacctGCAAATAACAGCTAGAATTATGAAACTATGAGTTTCTATGTATTTCTTACAAAAATGTAGATAAAGcttcaaaatagtt
Above is a window of Nymphaea colorata isolate Beijing-Zhang1983 chromosome 8, ASM883128v2, whole genome shotgun sequence DNA encoding:
- the LOC116258526 gene encoding germin-like protein subfamily 3 member 3, whose translation is MKLIFFLVLCHLLLSGTHGADFCVGDSSKPSSPAGLACKMVSDVTVDDFAFSGLAAAGNTSNIIKAAVTAAFVTQFPALNGLGVSAARIDIAVGGVIPLHTHSGATELLVVLKGEICAGFISNANDVYYKTVKAGEVMVFPQGLLHFQINSGSSEVEAIAFFNSPSPGLQITPIALFGNALPSDLVAGTTFISLSEITRLKGILGGSN
- the LOC116259120 gene encoding MOB kinase activator-like 1A isoform X3, which encodes MSLFGLGSRNQKTFRPKKNTPSGSKGAQLQRHIDATLGSGNLREAVRLPPGEDPNEWLAVNTVDFFNQVNVLYGTLTEFCTPNSCPTMTAGPKYEYRWADGVQIKKPIEVSAPKYVDYLMDWIEAQLDNESIFPQKLGAPFPPNFRDVVKTIFKRLFRVYAHIYHSHFQKIEFHLIEKGELAPLHDLIDSIVLSY
- the LOC116259120 gene encoding MOB kinase activator-like 1A isoform X1, whose translation is MSLFGLGSRNQKTFRPKKNTPSGSKGAQLQRHIDATLGSGNLREAVRLPPGEDPNEWLAVNTVDFFNQVNVLYGTLTEFCTPNSCPTMTAGPKYEYRWADGVQIKKPIEVSAPKYVDYLMDWIEAQLDNESIFPQKLGAPFPPNFRDVVKTIFKRLFRVYAHIYHSHFQKIVDLPSAGQGVIILSLLPLPPCCKRNSILFPPPNQLQNTLTMTSIVLDTRAILRSDHHIILQLPTACFKLVVDHDHRIMLLPVCVFSFFAV
- the LOC116259120 gene encoding MOB kinase activator-like 1A isoform X4, coding for MSLFGLGSRNQKTFRPKKNTPSGSKGAQLQRHIDATLGSGNLREAVRLPPGEDPNEWLAVNTVDFFNQVNVLYGTLTEFCTPNSCPTMTAGPKYEYRWADGVQIKKPIEVSAPKYVDYLMDWIEAQLDNESIFPQKLGAPFPPNFRDVVKTIFKRLFRVYAHIYHSHFQKIVSLKEEAHLNTCFKHFILFTC
- the LOC116259120 gene encoding MOB kinase activator-like 1A isoform X2; amino-acid sequence: MSLFGLGSRNQKTFRPKKNTPSGSKGAQLQRHIDATLGSGNLREAVRLPPGEDPNEWLAVNTVDFFNQVNVLYGTLTEFCTPNSCPTMTAGPKYEYRWADGVQIKKPIEVSAPKYVDYLMDWIEAQLDNESIFPQKLGAPFPPNFRDVVKTIFKRLFRVYAHIYHSHFQKIVSLKEEAHLNTCFKHFILFTCEFHLIEKGELAPLHDLIDSIVLSY